One Thiocapsa sp. genomic window carries:
- a CDS encoding DUF1826 domain-containing protein: MRLQPSILTDSPLAPSGLQGFTDAVQRADTLADLTRIFVPETQICVHSPPGSPNLRGALAGLHASGGSGLRAVVRLSADGVPDIDALPLPPAFAHTALMRELAFLLELYGDLLGCTAIGLRIERLERAMCPRWHVDRTGIRMLCTWCGPGTEWLDDPRIDPRGLPGSAEGAPATGQARPFDILLLKGSAWQDNAAGGAIHRSPQVDPGSGPRILVALDALWDD, encoded by the coding sequence ATGAGACTGCAGCCTTCAATCCTGACTGACTCGCCGCTCGCGCCATCCGGGCTCCAGGGCTTTACCGACGCGGTGCAACGGGCGGATACCCTGGCCGATCTGACCCGGATCTTCGTGCCCGAGACCCAGATCTGTGTCCACTCGCCCCCCGGCAGCCCGAACCTGCGCGGCGCACTCGCGGGCCTACACGCGAGCGGAGGGTCCGGTCTACGCGCGGTCGTCCGGCTCTCCGCCGACGGCGTACCCGACATCGATGCCCTGCCGCTGCCGCCGGCGTTCGCGCACACGGCGCTCATGCGCGAGCTCGCCTTCCTGCTGGAGCTCTACGGCGACCTACTCGGCTGCACGGCCATCGGTCTGCGCATCGAGCGTCTGGAGCGCGCCATGTGTCCCCGCTGGCATGTCGACCGCACCGGCATCCGGATGCTCTGCACTTGGTGCGGTCCGGGCACGGAATGGCTCGACGATCCCCGGATCGACCCGCGGGGTCTGCCCGGCAGCGCCGAGGGCGCCCCTGCAACCGGGCAAGCCCGGCCCTTCGACATCCTGCTGCTCAAGGGCAGCGCCTGGCAGGACAACGCGGCCGGCGGGGCGATCCACCGCTCCCCGCAGGTCGACCCGGGCTCGGGTCCGCGGATCCTCGTGGCCCTGGATGCCCTCTGGGACGACTAG
- a CDS encoding HlyD family efflux transporter periplasmic adaptor subunit, whose protein sequence is MSLSKKLITGFIGLTILGLLALALMPSPVPVSATLVRQDVFVESIEDEGRTRLRDIYAVSAPIDGYLRRVTLEPGDTVAADQVLFELEPLPAPALDARSRGQAREALAAAQAHLEEAEANLSARETEYELARTEYDRSETLHRRQLVSSEERGRRLAQRDAADASARAARHSVEVARFELESARALVEIADGKRAPGDHPVLGVRAPIDGVVTQRHRCCEGPAQSGETVLEIGDLDALEVKVDLLSVDAVRVRPEMRVILERWGGEDALEGRVRLVEPAGFEKISALGVEEQRVPVWVEIVTPRARWRHLGDGYRVEARFILWEGEDVVQIPTSALFRHLDRWAVFIADQGRARLRTVEVGRRSGLWTQITMGLEPGEIVVTHPGDRVHDGARIETEVRPYA, encoded by the coding sequence ATGTCCCTGAGTAAGAAGCTGATCACCGGATTCATCGGCCTAACCATCCTCGGCTTGCTCGCGCTCGCCCTGATGCCGTCTCCGGTGCCGGTCAGCGCGACCTTGGTTCGGCAGGACGTCTTCGTGGAGTCGATCGAGGACGAGGGCCGCACACGCCTGCGCGATATCTATGCCGTCTCTGCACCGATCGACGGCTATCTGCGCCGCGTCACGTTGGAGCCGGGGGACACGGTCGCTGCCGATCAGGTGCTGTTCGAGCTGGAGCCCTTGCCGGCACCGGCACTCGACGCGCGCTCGCGCGGTCAGGCGCGCGAGGCGCTCGCCGCAGCACAAGCGCATTTGGAGGAGGCCGAGGCAAATCTCTCGGCCCGGGAGACCGAATACGAGCTGGCCCGCACCGAGTACGACCGCAGCGAGACACTGCACCGGCGCCAACTCGTCTCATCCGAGGAGCGAGGCCGACGGCTCGCGCAGCGCGACGCCGCCGACGCATCGGCACGCGCCGCGCGGCATTCGGTGGAGGTCGCCCGTTTCGAGCTTGAATCGGCCCGCGCGCTCGTGGAGATCGCCGACGGCAAGCGCGCTCCCGGCGACCACCCGGTTCTCGGTGTCCGCGCCCCGATCGACGGGGTCGTGACCCAACGTCATCGCTGCTGCGAGGGGCCGGCGCAGTCCGGCGAGACGGTGCTGGAGATCGGCGACCTGGATGCCCTGGAGGTCAAGGTCGACTTGCTGTCGGTCGACGCCGTGCGTGTGCGGCCCGAGATGCGTGTGATCCTGGAGCGCTGGGGCGGCGAGGATGCGCTCGAGGGACGGGTGCGGCTCGTGGAGCCCGCCGGCTTCGAGAAGATCTCGGCCCTGGGCGTGGAAGAGCAGCGGGTGCCGGTCTGGGTCGAGATCGTCACGCCGCGCGCGCGATGGCGTCATCTCGGGGACGGCTACCGGGTGGAGGCACGCTTCATCCTCTGGGAAGGCGAGGACGTGGTCCAGATCCCCACCAGTGCGCTCTTTCGGCACCTGGACCGCTGGGCCGTCTTCATTGCCGATCAGGGTCGGGCGCGTCTGCGCACGGTCGAGGTCGGGCGGCGCAGCGGTCTTTGGACCCAGATCACCATGGGGCTTGAGCCGGGCGAGATCGTCGTGACCCATCCGGGCGATCGTGTGCACGACGGGGCACGCATCGAGACCGAGGTCCGCCCCTACGCGTAA
- a CDS encoding MBL fold metallo-hydrolase — translation MPLDRIPHGPSWPIALLSCLMLALAFPALADRGPDLPDYPAEQVAPGLYVIHGPVDYPTPENQGFMNNPAFLVTETGVIVVDPGSSVQTGEMVLRQIRKVTDKPLLAVLNTHVHGDHWLGNQAMLAAAPQVPIYGHPEMLKLVAEGAGEEWVQRMMSATEGATEGTVAEGPTHPLEGGETLSIGGLTFKTHYFPHVHSTSDLMFEIPELDALFLGDNACNGRIVRMDDGSFIGSINALDGVKATVTASVLIPGHGQTGGWEIVDAYRAYLTGVYDGVAALYESGGSDFEMRPIIAEQLVRFKDWPGFEEELGKHVSLAYLEVEADAF, via the coding sequence ATGCCGCTTGATCGAATCCCGCACGGGCCCTCGTGGCCGATCGCCCTGCTCTCCTGCCTGATGCTCGCCCTCGCCTTTCCCGCCCTGGCGGATCGCGGCCCGGACCTTCCGGACTATCCGGCGGAGCAGGTCGCTCCCGGTCTCTATGTGATCCACGGACCGGTGGACTATCCCACCCCCGAGAACCAGGGGTTCATGAACAACCCGGCCTTCTTGGTCACGGAGACGGGCGTGATCGTGGTGGATCCCGGCTCGAGCGTTCAGACCGGGGAGATGGTCCTGCGCCAGATCCGCAAGGTGACCGACAAACCGCTGCTGGCGGTGCTGAACACGCACGTCCACGGGGACCATTGGCTGGGCAATCAGGCGATGCTGGCTGCGGCCCCGCAGGTGCCGATCTACGGACATCCCGAGATGCTGAAGCTGGTCGCCGAAGGGGCCGGCGAGGAGTGGGTCCAACGCATGATGAGCGCGACCGAAGGCGCCACCGAAGGGACGGTGGCCGAGGGTCCGACGCATCCGCTCGAGGGTGGCGAAACCCTTTCGATCGGAGGGCTTACTTTCAAGACCCACTATTTCCCGCACGTGCACAGCACCTCGGACCTGATGTTCGAGATCCCGGAGCTGGACGCGCTGTTCCTGGGCGACAACGCCTGCAACGGACGCATCGTGCGCATGGACGACGGCTCCTTCATCGGCAGCATCAATGCGTTGGACGGGGTCAAGGCCACGGTGACGGCGAGCGTGCTGATTCCGGGACACGGCCAAACCGGCGGCTGGGAGATCGTCGATGCCTACCGCGCCTATCTGACCGGGGTCTACGACGGCGTCGCGGCCTTGTACGAGAGCGGCGGAAGCGACTTCGAGATGCGTCCGATCATCGCCGAGCAGCTTGTCCGATTCAAGGATTGGCCGGGCTTCGAGGAGGAATTGGGCAAGCACGTCTCGCTCGCCTATCTGGAGGTCGAAGCGGACGCGTTCTAA
- a CDS encoding ABC transporter permease produces the protein MRALHTKLLRDLFDLKGQVAAISVVIAAGVMVLILSVTTLDALRLSQARFYDGHHFAHVFADLKRAPEGLAARLREIPGVNQVETRVQAPVRLEVAGFDEPVRGLLLSIPDGRQPGLNRLYLREGTLPEPDRSDQVVLSEPFAEAQGLRAGDRLKAIINGRLQTLTVSGVVLSPEFVYQVGPADILPDYKRFAVLWMNRRALAHAMDMDGAFNSVLLSLQAGADEKTVIEALDLHLARYGGIGAMGREDQISHRFLSEELDQLRVMAIVLPAIFLSVAAFLLNLLMGRIIQTQRRQVAILKAFGYGNRDIAAHYGLLTGLIVVVGSLLGIALGAWAAEGMAGVYAEYYRFPETSFRLQPRIVALALLVSACAAALGTARAVGRAVAMPPAEAMRPPAPRRFHASWLERSALGRRLDQPTRIILRNLLRHRTKALLSMIGIGLSGGLLLLGSYQFGAVDHLLDIQYRLVMNMDVHLSFTDPTPERSLAELRTLPGVAYVEGYRSVPVRLINGTRDYRTSIQGMEPEPRLRGLLDADHRPIRLPPEGLLLTRFLADDLGLAPGNALDVEIMEGHRRTLRVPLAGIVDEPIGVSAYMDRRALNRLMGEGPALSGVWLMTDAAQHDRLFARLWEVPRVAGIGLIADAERRFRDYIDDTVLVMMGILLLMAGSITFAVVYNNARIAFSERSRELATLRVLGFSQAEVSWILIGEIAVLTLLAIPLGWLIGTGFAALLSSAMAMDMFRVPFIISPQTYAFSAAGVLLASVLSVLAIARLLGRLDMIEALKTIE, from the coding sequence ATGCGAGCACTGCACACCAAGCTCCTGCGCGATCTCTTCGACCTCAAGGGACAGGTCGCTGCCATCTCGGTCGTGATCGCCGCGGGCGTGATGGTGCTGATCCTGTCCGTGACCACGCTCGATGCACTGCGCCTGTCGCAGGCCCGGTTCTACGACGGTCATCATTTCGCCCATGTCTTTGCGGATCTCAAGCGCGCCCCGGAAGGTCTCGCGGCGCGTCTGCGCGAGATCCCGGGCGTCAATCAGGTCGAGACGCGGGTACAGGCACCGGTGCGCCTGGAGGTGGCGGGTTTCGACGAGCCGGTCCGCGGCCTGCTGCTCTCGATCCCGGACGGCCGTCAGCCGGGGCTGAATCGTCTGTATCTGCGCGAGGGCACACTGCCCGAGCCGGACCGATCGGACCAGGTGGTGCTGAGCGAACCCTTCGCCGAGGCGCAGGGACTGCGGGCGGGCGATCGGTTGAAGGCGATCATCAACGGCCGTCTCCAAACCCTGACGGTCAGCGGTGTGGTCCTGTCGCCCGAGTTCGTCTACCAGGTGGGGCCTGCGGACATCTTGCCGGACTACAAACGCTTTGCGGTCCTCTGGATGAACCGCCGAGCGCTGGCCCACGCAATGGACATGGACGGTGCCTTCAACAGCGTCCTGCTCTCGCTCCAGGCCGGGGCCGACGAGAAGACCGTCATCGAGGCCCTGGACCTACATCTGGCCCGCTACGGCGGGATCGGGGCCATGGGGCGCGAGGACCAGATCTCGCATCGCTTCCTCTCGGAGGAGCTCGACCAGCTCCGCGTGATGGCCATCGTGCTCCCCGCCATCTTCCTCTCGGTCGCGGCCTTCCTGCTGAATCTACTGATGGGGCGGATCATCCAGACCCAGCGCCGGCAAGTCGCGATCCTCAAGGCATTCGGCTACGGCAACCGGGACATCGCCGCGCATTACGGCCTGCTGACCGGTCTCATCGTGGTCGTGGGATCGCTGCTCGGGATTGCCCTCGGCGCTTGGGCGGCGGAAGGGATGGCCGGGGTCTATGCCGAATACTATCGTTTCCCGGAGACGAGCTTCCGCCTCCAGCCTCGGATCGTTGCTCTGGCCCTGCTGGTCTCCGCCTGTGCCGCGGCGTTGGGCACCGCCCGCGCCGTGGGCCGCGCGGTCGCGATGCCGCCCGCGGAGGCGATGCGTCCGCCCGCACCTCGGCGCTTTCATGCCTCCTGGCTCGAACGCTCGGCACTCGGTCGGCGACTGGACCAGCCGACCCGGATCATCCTGCGCAACCTCCTGCGCCATCGCACCAAGGCCCTGCTCTCGATGATCGGGATCGGGCTGTCCGGCGGACTCCTGCTGCTCGGGAGCTATCAGTTCGGCGCGGTCGACCACTTGCTCGACATCCAATACCGGCTGGTGATGAACATGGATGTCCATCTCAGCTTCACCGACCCCACACCCGAGCGCTCGCTGGCCGAGCTGCGCACCCTGCCCGGCGTGGCCTATGTGGAGGGCTATCGCAGCGTGCCGGTGCGCCTGATCAACGGGACCCGGGACTACCGCACCAGCATTCAGGGCATGGAACCCGAGCCGCGTCTGCGCGGCTTGCTCGACGCCGACCATCGTCCGATCCGCCTGCCGCCCGAGGGTCTCCTGCTGACCCGCTTTCTGGCGGATGACCTCGGGCTCGCACCCGGCAACGCACTGGACGTCGAGATCATGGAGGGGCACCGCCGGACCCTGCGGGTCCCGCTGGCGGGTATCGTCGACGAGCCGATCGGCGTGAGCGCCTACATGGACCGGCGCGCCCTGAATCGACTGATGGGCGAAGGCCCTGCACTCTCCGGTGTCTGGCTGATGACCGACGCCGCGCAGCACGACCGGCTCTTCGCGCGTCTTTGGGAGGTCCCGCGCGTCGCCGGCATCGGCCTGATCGCGGATGCGGAGCGCCGATTTCGCGACTACATCGACGACACCGTGCTGGTGATGATGGGTATCCTGCTGCTGATGGCCGGCTCCATCACCTTCGCGGTGGTCTACAACAACGCGCGTATCGCCTTCTCGGAGCGCTCGCGCGAGCTGGCGACGCTCCGCGTCCTCGGCTTCAGCCAAGCGGAGGTGAGCTGGATCCTCATCGGCGAGATCGCCGTCCTGACCCTCTTGGCGATCCCGCTGGGCTGGCTGATCGGCACCGGGTTCGCCGCGCTGCTCAGCTCCGCCATGGCGATGGACATGTTCCGGGTGCCCTTTATCATCAGCCCGCAGACCTATGCCTTCTCCGCCGCCGGTGTGCTGCTGGCCTCGGTGCTGTCGGTGCTTGCGATTGCGCGGCTGCTGGGGCGGCTGGATATGATTGAGGCGTTGAAGACCATCGAGTAG
- a CDS encoding glucoamylase family protein, whose amino-acid sequence MGWKPESGFLKYRREGYSEALLLFTLGLGSPTHPLTEASFAAWTRTYRRENH is encoded by the coding sequence ATGGGCTGGAAGCCAGAGAGCGGCTTTCTCAAGTACCGCCGGGAGGGCTACAGCGAAGCCCTCCTGCTCTTCACGCTGGGCCTGGGCTCGCCGACCCATCCGCTGACCGAGGCGAGCTTCGCGGCCTGGACCCGCACCTACCGGCGGGAGAACCACTAA
- a CDS encoding RtcB family protein has translation MTIKQVITEGDKPVKVWTDELDERSRTQLVNLSKLPFIHRHVAAMPDVHTGIGATIGSVIATDRAIIPAAVGVDIGCGMAAARTSLGADRLDERALKKVFDQISRDVPVGRSQHTDARALTEAATPFAAPLAALTEKHPQLLKAFGRFSNWINQIGTLGGGNHFIEVCLDESDRMWIMLHSGSRGIGNAIGHYFIELARRDMERWMIQLPDRDLAYLPEGTEHFDDYVAAVSWAQAYARTNREQMMALVLAALSRHLPPFSVTEAVVNCHHNYVEREHHFGSDVWVTRKGAIRARDGDLGIIPGSMGARSYIVRGKGNPESFCSSAHGAGRRMSRTAAEKLFTPADLAAQTQGVICRKDKGVLDEIPGAYKDIDQVMANQADLVEVVHTLKQVVCVKG, from the coding sequence ATGACGATCAAGCAAGTCATTACCGAAGGCGACAAGCCGGTCAAGGTGTGGACCGATGAGCTGGACGAGCGCTCGCGCACGCAGCTGGTCAACCTCTCGAAGCTGCCCTTCATCCATCGTCACGTCGCCGCCATGCCCGACGTGCACACCGGCATCGGCGCCACCATCGGCAGCGTCATCGCCACCGACCGGGCGATCATCCCGGCCGCCGTGGGGGTCGATATCGGCTGCGGGATGGCCGCCGCGCGCACCTCGCTCGGCGCCGACCGGCTCGACGAGCGGGCGCTGAAGAAGGTCTTCGACCAGATCAGCCGCGACGTACCGGTGGGGCGTTCCCAGCACACCGATGCGCGCGCGCTGACCGAGGCGGCCACGCCCTTCGCCGCGCCGCTCGCCGCGCTGACCGAGAAGCACCCGCAACTGCTCAAGGCGTTCGGACGCTTCTCCAACTGGATCAACCAGATCGGCACCCTGGGCGGCGGCAATCATTTCATCGAGGTCTGCCTCGATGAATCCGATCGCATGTGGATCATGCTGCACTCGGGAAGCCGCGGCATCGGCAATGCCATCGGCCATTACTTCATCGAGCTGGCCCGGCGCGACATGGAGCGCTGGATGATCCAGCTCCCCGATCGTGATCTCGCCTACCTGCCCGAGGGTACCGAGCATTTCGACGACTACGTGGCCGCGGTCTCTTGGGCGCAGGCCTATGCGCGCACCAACCGCGAGCAGATGATGGCTCTGGTGCTGGCCGCGCTATCGCGCCATCTGCCGCCCTTCTCGGTCACCGAGGCGGTGGTGAACTGTCATCACAACTACGTCGAGCGCGAGCACCACTTCGGGTCCGACGTCTGGGTCACCCGCAAGGGTGCGATCCGTGCGCGGGACGGGGATCTCGGCATCATCCCGGGCAGCATGGGCGCGCGCAGCTACATCGTCCGCGGCAAGGGCAATCCCGAGAGTTTTTGTTCCAGTGCCCATGGCGCCGGGCGACGGATGAGCCGCACCGCGGCCGAGAAACTCTTCACGCCGGCGGATCTGGCCGCTCAGACCCAAGGGGTGATCTGCCGCAAGGACAAGGGTGTGCTCGACGAGATTCCGGGCGCCTACAAGGACATCGACCAAGTCATGGCCAACCAGGCGGACCTGGTCGAGGTGGTGCATACGCTGAAACAGGTCGTCTGCGTGAAGGGTTGA